From one Leptospira noumeaensis genomic stretch:
- a CDS encoding sulfatase-like hydrolase/transferase → MKLFKKLIAAVFVLFILLGVLYYNRLLLLRYSLGWITDIRHPREPNHPVPWQTGPDHSKEPLTSRPPNVIVIMADDLGFNDVTTYGGGYADLGVPTPNIDSIAKDGVRFDSGYSGSAVCTVSRAALLTGRYPSRFGVEYTPTPGALARVGADLYADPNRLYPVVIDKEKAEKSKSFNELGMPGSEITIAEVLKERGYHSVHIGKWHLGSTEEMRPNKQGFDETLFMESGLYLPVDDPNVYNSKQDFDPIDRFLWPNMRFGVSYNGGKWFEPSRYLTDYFTDEAVKVIKTNKHRPFFLFLAHWAVHTPLQASKEDYDALSHIKDHRKRVYLSMIRSLDRSVGKILDSLSEEGLDKNTIVIFTSDNGAPNYIGLPDVNSPYRGWKLTLFQGGIRVPYVAKWPGHIKPGTKYQNAITNIDILPTVAGAAGVKLPLDRKIDGENLLPYLKGQVVQKPRPLFWSDGYYQTVQADGWKLIRTERPKKKWLFQLEVDPLEKKNVVSLFPDRLAKLESLLDHYNKQMPGPLWPSFIEFPVSIDKTLDQKQEADDEYTYWVN, encoded by the coding sequence ATGAAACTTTTTAAAAAACTAATCGCAGCCGTTTTTGTTCTTTTTATCCTTTTAGGTGTTCTCTATTACAATCGATTGCTTTTACTTCGTTATTCTCTGGGTTGGATTACTGACATCCGTCATCCGAGGGAACCCAACCATCCTGTACCTTGGCAAACTGGGCCGGATCATTCCAAAGAACCACTCACGAGTCGCCCACCGAATGTCATTGTCATTATGGCAGATGATTTAGGATTTAATGATGTCACTACGTATGGTGGTGGTTATGCGGACTTAGGAGTTCCTACACCTAATATTGATTCCATAGCGAAGGATGGTGTGCGTTTTGATTCTGGGTATTCAGGGAGTGCTGTTTGTACGGTTTCTCGTGCAGCGTTACTGACCGGAAGATATCCTTCTCGATTTGGAGTGGAATATACTCCCACCCCAGGAGCACTCGCAAGAGTGGGTGCTGATTTATATGCAGATCCGAACCGATTGTATCCCGTTGTGATTGATAAAGAAAAAGCCGAAAAATCCAAAAGTTTTAATGAGTTAGGGATGCCTGGTTCGGAAATTACCATTGCTGAAGTTTTGAAAGAACGAGGATACCACTCGGTTCACATTGGAAAATGGCATTTGGGAAGTACAGAAGAAATGCGTCCAAACAAACAAGGGTTTGACGAAACTTTGTTTATGGAGAGTGGGTTGTATCTTCCTGTCGATGATCCAAATGTTTATAATTCAAAACAGGATTTTGATCCGATTGATCGTTTTTTGTGGCCGAATATGCGGTTTGGCGTGAGTTATAATGGTGGTAAGTGGTTTGAACCCAGTAGGTATTTGACAGATTATTTTACTGATGAAGCTGTGAAGGTAATCAAAACAAATAAACATAGACCTTTCTTTTTGTTCTTAGCTCACTGGGCTGTTCACACTCCCTTACAAGCAAGTAAGGAAGATTATGATGCACTTTCGCATATCAAAGATCATCGAAAAAGAGTGTATTTGAGTATGATTCGTTCTTTAGATCGAAGTGTTGGAAAAATTTTAGATTCATTGTCAGAAGAAGGGTTAGATAAAAATACAATTGTGATTTTTACAAGTGATAACGGAGCCCCGAATTATATCGGGTTACCTGATGTGAATTCGCCTTATCGTGGTTGGAAATTGACACTATTCCAAGGTGGAATTCGTGTTCCTTATGTTGCAAAGTGGCCAGGCCATATCAAACCAGGAACAAAATACCAAAATGCGATTACGAATATTGATATTTTGCCTACGGTAGCGGGAGCCGCTGGCGTAAAACTACCATTAGATAGAAAAATTGATGGTGAGAATCTTTTGCCTTATTTAAAAGGCCAGGTGGTTCAGAAACCAAGACCACTCTTTTGGAGTGACGGGTATTACCAAACAGTGCAGGCAGATGGATGGAAATTAATTCGGACAGAACGTCCGAAAAAGAAATGGTTGTTTCAATTAGAAGTTGATCCCTTGGAAAAGAAAAATGTTGTTTCTCTATTTCCTGATAGATTGGCAAAGTTAGAAAGTTTATTAGATCATTATAACAAACAAATGCCTGGACCACTTTGGCCGTCATTTATTGAATTTCCTGTTTCCATAGATAAAACTCTGGATCAAAAACAAGAAGCAGATGATGAATATACATATTGGGTGAATTAA
- a CDS encoding SUMF1/EgtB/PvdO family nonheme iron enzyme: MVWVPSGKFEKGSNVYPEESPIDSVTVSGFWMDETEVTNDEFAKFVWETGYQTEAETKLLSNIQPNDLELNEPGAVVFQKPKEDFKPNSAFDWWRYVPGANWRHPDGPNSSIEGKGSYPVVAVSYQDANSYAKWKGRTLPTEVEWEWAAANGSQENANTWQGEFPYLDEGKDGFVGISPVGCFAKNKFGLYDMIGNVWEYTADPWPVDKTLDKTKYHTIKGGSYLCSPNYCKRYRSAAKQPQEDQLASNHIGFRTIKRTHFDSIKN; the protein is encoded by the coding sequence ATGGTTTGGGTTCCTTCTGGAAAATTTGAAAAGGGATCCAATGTATATCCGGAAGAATCACCGATTGATTCCGTAACAGTTTCTGGATTTTGGATGGATGAAACAGAAGTTACCAATGATGAATTTGCTAAATTTGTTTGGGAGACAGGTTATCAAACGGAAGCCGAAACTAAATTGTTATCAAACATACAACCGAACGATTTGGAACTGAATGAACCAGGAGCCGTCGTTTTTCAAAAACCGAAAGAGGATTTTAAACCAAACTCAGCTTTTGATTGGTGGCGTTACGTGCCAGGAGCGAATTGGCGTCATCCCGATGGGCCAAATTCTTCGATCGAAGGGAAGGGATCATATCCTGTAGTCGCAGTAAGTTATCAAGATGCTAATTCTTATGCAAAATGGAAGGGACGTACTTTACCGACAGAAGTGGAGTGGGAATGGGCCGCAGCGAATGGAAGTCAGGAAAACGCCAATACTTGGCAAGGTGAATTTCCTTACTTAGATGAAGGGAAAGATGGATTTGTTGGAATTTCACCTGTTGGTTGTTTTGCGAAAAATAAATTCGGTTTATATGATATGATCGGAAATGTTTGGGAGTATACTGCAGATCCTTGGCCTGTGGACAAAACTTTAGACAAAACAAAATACCATACGATCAAAGGTGGATCTTATCTTTGTTCGCCAAATTACTGCAAACGATATAGATCAGCAGCAAAACAACCTCAAGAAGACCAATTGGCGAGTAACCATATTGGGTTTCGAACTATAAAACGAACTCATTTTGATTCAATTAAAAACTAA
- a CDS encoding MBL fold metallo-hydrolase → MKSNQTKSLYFKILFLSVCSLTLSCSWDRFVLSRVNESTTVKVKAAKELLDKDKITIVLTGTGSPLPSESIQNSTAIFVNGQFLLFDAGDGVAMAMEKLHLPVSEIGAVFITHFHSDHFADLGEVIDRSWLLGRQKPLTVHGPKGISDLVNGFLKSYQLEYHYRTKHHGEAVMPSQWKGAKTNEFSPKSDGSSKIIYEKDGVVVHGFFVNHEPVEPAVGYRVEYKGKSIVISGDTANSEFLKKQSFGADYLISEVMNKSMIAKVEKAYESIENPRLAKIMKDIQLYHIDATELGNLAEAAKVKTLVLTHMIPFVKGYVQTKAIYKDPIQKVFHGELIIAHDGKRIEIPLP, encoded by the coding sequence ATGAAGTCAAATCAAACCAAATCACTCTATTTCAAGATCTTATTTTTGTCTGTATGTTCACTCACACTTTCTTGTTCTTGGGATCGTTTTGTCCTCAGCCGTGTCAACGAAAGCACAACAGTAAAAGTCAAAGCGGCAAAAGAACTTTTGGACAAAGATAAAATTACCATTGTTCTCACGGGAACAGGTTCCCCACTTCCTTCGGAGAGCATTCAAAATTCCACAGCCATATTTGTGAACGGACAATTTTTATTATTTGATGCGGGAGATGGAGTTGCCATGGCGATGGAAAAATTACATCTGCCTGTCTCTGAAATCGGTGCTGTTTTCATTACCCATTTTCATTCGGATCATTTTGCAGATTTAGGGGAGGTGATTGATCGCAGTTGGTTACTGGGAAGGCAAAAACCGCTTACAGTTCATGGGCCTAAAGGGATTTCGGATCTTGTAAATGGATTTTTAAAGAGTTATCAATTGGAATATCATTACCGCACCAAACACCATGGAGAGGCGGTTATGCCATCACAGTGGAAAGGGGCCAAAACAAATGAATTTTCTCCGAAATCAGATGGATCCTCTAAAATTATCTATGAGAAAGATGGGGTTGTTGTCCATGGTTTCTTTGTCAATCATGAACCAGTGGAACCAGCAGTGGGTTACCGAGTGGAATATAAAGGCAAATCCATTGTGATTTCCGGTGATACTGCTAACTCGGAATTTTTAAAGAAACAGTCGTTTGGTGCTGATTATTTAATTTCCGAAGTCATGAATAAGTCAATGATTGCAAAAGTTGAAAAGGCTTATGAATCCATTGAAAATCCAAGACTTGCCAAAATTATGAAGGATATCCAATTATACCATATTGATGCAACAGAACTAGGAAATTTGGCAGAAGCCGCAAAGGTAAAAACTTTAGTTTTAACTCATATGATTCCTTTTGTAAAAGGATATGTGCAAACCAAGGCCATTTATAAAGATCCTATTCAGAAAGTGTTTCATGGAGAATTAATCATTGCTCACGATGGTAAAAGAATTGAAATTCCTTTACCATGA
- a CDS encoding alkyl sulfatase dimerization domain-containing protein, which yields MKVKSLILCFFLILLAYCHSTKSKTALNDSSHVHLEEFNTEFEKKIYEVAPGVYSAVGYGIANSILVVGKDGLVIIDTLDELKASKQVLEDFRKISSLPIKAIIYTHSHPDHIFGSGSFVTDGSPEVYAHESLLPTVQKLASETTPIIGTRSARMFGNYLEKSDLVNVGIGPYQGYNADTKLDFVPPTKTFLDTLDIEVSGIKLKLIHAPGETDDQIYIYHPEKNILFVGDNIYKAFPNLYTIRGTWFRSLKHWYESLDIIRKLKPEHLVPSHGKPISGKSNIYDIVTDYRDAVQFVHDQSLRGINSGYHPDDLVELIQLPEHLKKSPYLKEIYGKVSWSVRSAFTGNLGWFSGDAAELHPLDRKVYADLIVDLAGGSENLLKYTKSKLQSKEYQTVLTLSGYLLRHDPKLTDAIPLRIEALEKLGASESNANAKHYYLTEALELRNRFVAKIKVRPSPELLRRYPVKVILSSFVTNLDPKLSIETDEKVGFVFFDTKESYTIHLRKGIAEVIPGLFEDTNLIVELNSQDWKEMLTRLKSPAATLLKFRFKKGNLLSFTQFLKKFSPKEQILTLQIPTSQ from the coding sequence ATGAAAGTTAAATCATTAATCCTATGTTTTTTTCTAATTCTATTGGCCTATTGTCATTCTACAAAATCAAAAACTGCTTTAAATGATTCCAGCCATGTTCATTTAGAAGAGTTTAACACAGAGTTTGAAAAAAAAATTTATGAAGTAGCTCCTGGAGTTTATTCTGCCGTTGGTTATGGAATTGCCAACTCAATCTTAGTCGTTGGAAAAGATGGCCTCGTCATTATTGATACGTTAGATGAGTTAAAAGCATCAAAACAAGTTTTAGAAGACTTTAGAAAAATTTCTTCTTTGCCAATCAAAGCTATCATTTACACACATAGTCACCCTGATCATATTTTTGGTTCTGGGTCATTTGTTACTGATGGATCACCGGAAGTTTATGCACATGAGAGTTTACTTCCTACCGTTCAAAAACTAGCCAGTGAAACTACTCCCATCATTGGAACAAGAAGTGCTCGAATGTTTGGAAATTATTTAGAAAAAAGTGATTTAGTCAATGTAGGAATTGGACCCTACCAAGGATACAATGCGGATACAAAATTAGATTTTGTTCCTCCAACAAAAACCTTTCTTGACACACTCGACATTGAAGTGTCTGGGATAAAACTGAAACTCATCCATGCACCGGGTGAAACCGATGATCAAATTTATATTTATCATCCAGAAAAAAATATCTTATTTGTAGGTGATAATATTTATAAAGCATTTCCCAATTTATATACAATCCGTGGAACTTGGTTTCGTAGTTTGAAACATTGGTATGAGTCACTGGATATCATCAGAAAACTAAAACCAGAACATTTAGTCCCAAGCCATGGAAAACCGATATCAGGAAAATCAAATATTTATGATATAGTGACTGATTATCGTGATGCCGTACAATTTGTACATGATCAGTCGTTACGTGGTATCAATTCAGGTTACCATCCTGATGATTTGGTGGAATTGATCCAACTACCAGAACATTTAAAAAAATCTCCTTATCTTAAAGAAATTTATGGAAAAGTATCTTGGTCTGTGCGCTCTGCATTTACCGGAAATTTGGGTTGGTTCAGTGGCGATGCAGCAGAATTACATCCCTTAGACCGAAAGGTTTATGCCGATTTGATTGTGGATTTAGCCGGTGGAAGCGAGAATTTACTCAAGTATACAAAAAGTAAACTTCAATCAAAAGAATATCAAACAGTATTGACACTATCAGGTTATCTACTGCGCCATGATCCAAAGTTAACAGATGCAATTCCTTTGCGAATTGAGGCCCTTGAAAAATTGGGAGCATCAGAATCCAATGCCAATGCAAAACACTATTATCTTACAGAAGCCTTGGAGTTACGGAACCGGTTTGTTGCTAAAATTAAGGTAAGACCGAGCCCTGAATTGTTAAGGCGTTATCCGGTAAAAGTAATTTTAAGTAGTTTTGTTACCAATTTGGATCCGAAACTAAGTATCGAAACAGACGAAAAGGTTGGATTTGTTTTTTTTGATACGAAGGAATCTTACACCATCCATCTGAGAAAAGGGATAGCAGAAGTGATTCCTGGTTTATTCGAAGATACCAATTTAATTGTGGAACTAAATTCCCAAGATTGGAAAGAAATGTTGACTCGGTTGAAATCACCAGCCGCTACACTTCTTAAGTTTCGATTTAAAAAAGGGAACTTGTTATCTTTTACGCAGTTTTTAAAGAAGTTTTCGCCGAAGGAACAAATCCTGACGTTACAGATTCCTACCAGTCAATAG
- a CDS encoding SDR family oxidoreductase — protein MDIDSLLQDLKTLLDSPKELVTISDEKRLELMILCGKISRPDRNEVRKRNRTIRVEKKQTLKVQEKQKTALTGIRRARETAVFQAPLQISNTAGWSWDKAEELSNPKPCYICKTPFTKLHFFYDSMCPSCAELNYSKRFQTADLRGTVAVITGSRLKIGYQATLLLLRSGARVIATTRFPNDSAIRFSKETDFHLWKDRLQIFGLDLRHTPSVEIFCKFLENHLERLDILINNAAQTVRRPPGFYGHLLDTEKLSLSELPMEAQKLLSFYQHCKQELDSYRSDSEMRDTATALAVSWNHKTPGVGIRSSAALSQIPYSHDNSHELEAVFPEGELDADLQQVDLRKTNSWRLRLGEINTSEMLEVQLVNAVAPFVLCNRLVGIMRRDNTGKKHIINVSAMEGKFHRFKKEDRHPHTNMAKAALNMMTHTSAEDFAKDGIFMNAVDTGWVTDEDPIELAKRKQDLHDFQPPLDIVDGAARVIDPLFDGVNTGKHWIGKFLKDYFPIDW, from the coding sequence ATGGACATCGATTCCTTGTTACAGGATTTAAAAACACTTTTGGATTCCCCGAAGGAACTTGTAACTATCTCCGATGAAAAACGATTGGAACTCATGATCCTCTGCGGGAAAATTTCTCGTCCAGATCGTAACGAAGTAAGGAAAAGAAACCGCACGATTCGCGTCGAAAAAAAACAAACTCTCAAAGTTCAGGAAAAACAAAAAACTGCCCTAACTGGAATTAGACGAGCCAGAGAAACAGCAGTATTCCAAGCACCTCTTCAAATTTCCAATACTGCTGGATGGTCTTGGGACAAAGCAGAAGAACTATCGAATCCCAAACCTTGTTATATTTGCAAAACACCGTTTACAAAACTTCATTTTTTTTATGATTCCATGTGCCCTAGTTGCGCAGAACTCAATTATTCCAAAAGATTTCAAACCGCAGATCTTCGTGGGACAGTCGCAGTCATTACCGGATCCCGACTAAAAATCGGATACCAAGCCACCTTACTTCTATTACGTTCTGGGGCTCGTGTCATAGCTACTACAAGGTTCCCGAATGATTCAGCAATTCGTTTTTCCAAAGAAACCGATTTTCACTTATGGAAAGACCGGCTGCAGATTTTTGGACTCGACTTACGACACACACCGAGTGTAGAAATCTTTTGTAAATTTTTAGAAAATCATTTAGAACGATTAGACATACTCATTAATAATGCAGCACAAACGGTAAGACGCCCCCCTGGTTTCTACGGCCACCTTCTCGATACAGAAAAACTATCCCTTTCTGAATTACCAATGGAGGCCCAAAAACTACTTAGTTTTTATCAACATTGCAAACAAGAATTAGATTCTTACAGATCTGATTCGGAAATGAGAGACACTGCCACGGCACTTGCTGTGAGTTGGAATCACAAAACTCCTGGTGTTGGAATTCGTTCTTCTGCAGCCCTTTCCCAGATTCCCTATTCACACGATAATTCCCATGAACTAGAAGCAGTATTCCCTGAAGGAGAATTGGATGCTGATTTACAACAAGTTGACCTTCGCAAAACCAATAGTTGGCGACTAAGGCTTGGAGAAATCAATACTTCAGAAATGTTAGAAGTTCAATTGGTAAATGCAGTGGCACCATTTGTATTATGTAACCGTCTTGTTGGGATCATGCGTAGAGACAATACGGGAAAAAAACATATCATCAATGTGTCTGCAATGGAAGGAAAATTCCATAGATTTAAAAAAGAAGACCGCCATCCACATACGAATATGGCCAAAGCAGCTCTGAATATGATGACTCATACCTCAGCAGAAGATTTTGCAAAAGACGGAATTTTTATGAATGCAGTGGATACGGGTTGGGTGACTGATGAAGACCCTATCGAACTTGCAAAAAGAAAACAAGATCTCCATGATTTCCAACCGCCATTAGATATAGTCGATGGCGCTGCGAGAGTCATTGATCCCCTGTTTGACGGTGTCAATACAGGGAAACACTGGATTGGAAAATTTCTGAAGGACTACTTCCCTATTGACTGGTAG
- a CDS encoding methyl-accepting chemotaxis protein, whose amino-acid sequence MEDSYSNLGMRKLKDLIDSFGDRSKEIGSVAGSIQQIAKQTNLLALNASIEAARAGEHGRGFEIVANEVTKLSFQTSEATKKISEILSRINIENSSANADVFEMEKQSIIDYAELWTNNIAKELESKFYIMATSLYGLKFLIQSLVHANIGMKREHLLLILQEYLIQNEQQLAYAICCEPNVIDLMDSEYTNKEGHDSKGRFVPYCHRHTGRISIEPLQGYDTVGENEWYTLPRDLGEDVMMEPYDYPIEGKTVKMTSLMTNLFLRSKFAGILGADFSLEQLQSELSPKKLFGFGKTSLITFNGTFASHPEIAFLGTPADFLSDEAKRKIQNGESFTFIDNSNTARILKPVRIGQSKRPWSILVEFNLLSALKK is encoded by the coding sequence ATGGAAGACAGTTATTCTAACCTAGGGATGCGAAAACTTAAAGATCTTATCGATTCATTTGGAGACAGATCCAAAGAAATTGGATCTGTTGCTGGATCTATCCAACAAATTGCAAAACAAACTAACTTATTGGCACTCAATGCATCTATAGAAGCCGCAAGAGCAGGAGAACATGGGCGAGGATTTGAAATTGTAGCTAATGAAGTCACAAAATTATCCTTTCAAACATCCGAAGCTACAAAAAAAATCTCTGAAATATTATCTCGCATCAATATCGAAAATTCTTCAGCCAATGCAGATGTTTTTGAAATGGAAAAACAATCGATCATAGATTACGCCGAACTTTGGACAAATAACATCGCCAAAGAACTTGAATCTAAATTTTATATCATGGCAACTTCACTTTACGGTCTCAAATTTTTAATTCAGAGTTTAGTTCATGCTAATATTGGAATGAAAAGAGAACATTTACTTCTCATTTTACAAGAATACTTAATACAGAACGAACAACAGCTGGCATATGCAATCTGCTGTGAACCAAATGTTATTGATTTAATGGACTCTGAGTATACAAACAAAGAAGGTCATGATTCCAAAGGTAGATTTGTTCCTTATTGTCATAGACATACTGGACGAATTTCCATTGAACCGTTACAAGGTTATGATACTGTCGGGGAAAACGAATGGTATACTCTCCCCCGTGATTTAGGAGAGGATGTCATGATGGAACCTTATGATTATCCAATCGAAGGGAAAACAGTAAAGATGACAAGTCTTATGACTAATTTATTTTTACGTTCTAAATTTGCAGGAATATTGGGAGCTGACTTTTCCTTGGAACAATTACAATCAGAGTTATCCCCTAAAAAACTTTTTGGATTTGGCAAAACATCTCTCATCACTTTCAACGGGACCTTTGCATCTCATCCAGAGATAGCATTTTTAGGAACTCCCGCCGACTTTCTCAGCGATGAAGCAAAACGAAAAATCCAAAATGGCGAAAGTTTTACCTTTATCGACAATTCAAATACAGCAAGGATTCTAAAACCCGTGCGCATTGGTCAAAGCAAAAGACCTTGGAGTATTCTTGTGGAATTCAATTTACTTTCTGCTTTAAAAAAATAA
- a CDS encoding ABC transporter ATP-binding protein → MQSVIRHSELDSYQKIVSKTKGKNNLTGMANTILRILKTSRIAFDLAYKSSPLLTAQISILTIFNGLFPSLLVWIGKLIIDSILNAKSNSNNWSDLLQSDAVQLVYLEALLTILYFGSQKFYNISYTLLRIRLGQEVNERILSKAIRLELTHFEDSETYDKMTQARTEASSKPLSMVTRFFTIIQSSVTIISFFGLLVKLSPLASFILVIAAIPSFIAETKFSNNSFRLFRWKAKETREQVYLETLMAREDNAKEILLFNLGKEFLNRYKNNFQRIYKEDKKLTIYKGVFSFLLGLLSQFAFYGSYIWIVCLALLNKISLGEMTMYLVIFRQGQNTFSNALSAFGGIYEDHLYIENLREFLDLPILKQYGNAKGNHQRLGIVFDSVSFLYPGSKQPSLSNVSFELKPEEKLAIVGENGSGKTTLIKLLTRLYSPTSGKIYLDGINLEDWDEETLRKRFGVIFQNFVQYQFKVGENIGMGDVLKNQSEAEWIPAAKLGMAHEFVTNLENGYETRLGKWFKDGRELSGGQWQKVALSRAFMRSSADILILDEPTSAIDAEAEMKVFEHFREHTQGKTVILISHRFSTVRMADQILVLEQGIKTEWGSHEELLINKGKYEKLFRLQQAGYQ, encoded by the coding sequence TTGCAATCAGTAATTCGTCATTCTGAGTTGGATTCCTATCAAAAAATTGTATCGAAAACAAAAGGGAAAAACAATCTAACAGGTATGGCCAATACCATTTTAAGAATTTTAAAAACTTCTCGAATTGCCTTTGATTTAGCTTATAAAAGTTCCCCACTTTTAACTGCACAAATTTCTATTCTCACTATATTTAACGGATTGTTTCCATCGTTACTGGTATGGATCGGAAAACTAATCATCGACTCTATCTTAAATGCAAAATCGAATTCAAACAATTGGTCAGATTTATTACAATCGGATGCCGTACAATTAGTATATTTAGAAGCATTACTCACTATATTGTATTTTGGTTCACAAAAATTCTATAACATCTCTTATACATTACTCCGCATTCGTTTAGGGCAAGAAGTGAACGAAAGAATTCTTTCGAAGGCCATTCGTTTAGAACTCACTCATTTTGAAGATTCAGAAACTTACGACAAAATGACGCAGGCAAGGACAGAGGCTTCTTCAAAACCATTATCGATGGTAACAAGATTTTTTACAATTATCCAATCCTCAGTTACCATTATTAGTTTTTTTGGCCTTCTTGTTAAACTATCTCCGCTTGCTTCTTTTATCTTAGTGATCGCGGCCATCCCTTCCTTTATTGCAGAAACAAAATTTTCAAATAATAGTTTCCGACTATTCCGATGGAAGGCAAAAGAAACGAGAGAACAAGTTTACCTAGAAACACTGATGGCAAGAGAAGACAATGCTAAAGAAATTTTATTATTTAACTTAGGAAAAGAATTTTTAAATCGATATAAAAACAACTTTCAAAGAATTTATAAGGAAGATAAAAAACTAACAATCTACAAAGGAGTTTTCAGCTTCCTTCTTGGACTACTAAGTCAATTTGCTTTTTATGGATCCTATATTTGGATTGTATGTCTTGCTTTGTTAAACAAGATTTCATTGGGCGAGATGACAATGTATCTTGTCATTTTTAGGCAAGGCCAAAATACTTTCTCTAATGCACTTTCTGCCTTTGGTGGAATTTATGAGGATCATTTATATATCGAAAACCTGAGAGAATTTTTGGATTTACCAATCCTCAAACAGTATGGAAATGCAAAAGGAAACCACCAAAGATTAGGAATTGTTTTCGACTCTGTTTCTTTTTTATACCCTGGTTCCAAACAACCTTCTTTATCCAATGTTAGCTTTGAATTAAAACCAGAAGAAAAACTTGCGATTGTAGGAGAAAACGGATCTGGTAAAACAACTCTAATTAAACTTTTAACACGTTTGTATTCACCTACATCTGGTAAAATCTATTTAGATGGAATCAATTTAGAAGATTGGGATGAGGAAACTTTACGGAAAAGGTTCGGAGTCATTTTTCAAAACTTTGTTCAGTATCAATTCAAAGTGGGTGAGAACATTGGAATGGGTGATGTATTAAAAAATCAATCAGAGGCAGAATGGATTCCTGCCGCAAAATTAGGTATGGCGCATGAATTTGTAACCAATTTAGAAAATGGATACGAAACTAGACTGGGAAAATGGTTTAAGGATGGACGAGAACTCTCTGGAGGACAATGGCAAAAGGTAGCTCTTTCTCGTGCGTTTATGAGATCCTCAGCAGACATCTTAATTTTAGATGAACCTACTTCAGCCATTGATGCAGAAGCAGAAATGAAAGTCTTTGAACATTTCAGAGAACATACACAAGGAAAAACAGTAATCCTTATCTCACATCGTTTTTCAACTGTAAGAATGGCTGATCAAATTTTAGTTCTTGAACAAGGAATAAAAACAGAATGGGGAAGCCATGAAGAACTTCTAATCAATAAAGGAAAATATGAAAAACTTTTTCGATTGCAACAAGCTGGATATCAATAG
- a CDS encoding pseudouridine synthase, translated as MTKDRLDKVLGNFGLGSRSDVKKEIHQGLVKVNGVVIKDPGFKVSLADEIIYYEEKLTRKEFYYFMMNKAPDCITATEDLREKTVMDYLSERHRNMKLFPVGRLDKETEGLLLFTTNGELAHHYTSPKHFVEKEYYAEISDPVTNEDILSFEKGILLDDGYKTLPAKLEIPNLDSPTIVTVWLKEGKYRQIRRMFQSLGKEVVYLKRMKMGQLVLDPTLPIGNYRELTTDEEILLKQKTPIIQ; from the coding sequence ATGACAAAAGATCGATTGGATAAAGTTCTCGGAAATTTTGGCCTAGGTTCTCGTTCCGATGTCAAAAAAGAGATTCACCAGGGACTAGTTAAAGTCAACGGAGTAGTGATCAAAGATCCTGGTTTTAAGGTTTCACTTGCTGATGAAATCATTTATTATGAAGAGAAACTAACCCGAAAAGAATTTTATTATTTTATGATGAATAAAGCACCAGATTGTATCACGGCAACAGAAGATCTGCGTGAAAAAACAGTCATGGATTATTTAAGTGAAAGACATAGGAATATGAAACTATTTCCAGTGGGTCGTCTAGATAAAGAAACAGAAGGTTTGTTATTATTCACTACTAATGGGGAACTAGCTCACCATTACACCTCTCCGAAACATTTTGTTGAAAAAGAATATTACGCAGAAATTTCAGATCCAGTGACAAACGAAGACATACTTAGTTTTGAAAAAGGAATTTTACTGGATGATGGATACAAAACTTTACCAGCAAAACTTGAAATTCCCAATTTAGATTCTCCCACAATCGTTACAGTTTGGTTGAAAGAAGGAAAATATAGGCAAATTAGAAGAATGTTTCAAAGTTTGGGAAAAGAAGTAGTTTATCTCAAACGAATGAAAATGGGACAGTTGGTATTAGATCCAACTTTACCGATAGGCAATTATCGGGAGTTAACAACAGATGAGGAAATCCTCCTCAAACAAAAAACTCCAATCATTCAATAA